One uncultured Caproiciproducens sp. DNA segment encodes these proteins:
- the aroF gene encoding 3-deoxy-7-phosphoheptulonate synthase translates to MIIVMKNSSTKQDVDKIVEVLKEHGLGANLSTGSQATIIGILGDKAKLGGFDFELMEGVEKCVPIMHSYKLASREMCPDGRVVQVGQECIGRKKLVMMAGPCAVENEDQITKAAIGVKAAGARFLRGGAYKPRTSPYSFQGMEEDGLKLMRKAADACGLKVVSEIVAHDQIDTAGKYCDMLQIGARNMQNFRLLREVGRSKIPVLLKRGISSTIEEWLDAAEYIMSEGNYNVVLCERGIRTFETATRNTLDVSAVAVVKERSSLPIIIDPSHAAGKSRYIASLSLAGVAAGADGLIIEVHPNPKVAMSDAAQQLTPEAYTDLFKKVGALAELLGREI, encoded by the coding sequence ATGATTATTGTAATGAAAAACAGCTCCACAAAACAGGATGTGGATAAAATAGTCGAAGTCTTAAAAGAGCACGGTCTGGGCGCGAACCTTTCAACCGGCTCGCAGGCTACGATCATAGGAATTTTGGGTGACAAGGCGAAACTGGGCGGGTTTGATTTTGAATTGATGGAAGGCGTTGAAAAATGCGTTCCGATTATGCATTCCTATAAGCTGGCCAGCCGTGAAATGTGTCCGGACGGACGCGTGGTTCAGGTGGGACAGGAGTGTATCGGCAGAAAAAAGCTGGTCATGATGGCCGGTCCCTGCGCGGTCGAAAATGAGGATCAGATTACCAAGGCGGCGATCGGGGTAAAAGCCGCTGGCGCCCGTTTTCTGCGCGGTGGGGCCTACAAGCCGAGAACATCCCCTTATTCGTTTCAGGGAATGGAGGAAGACGGTTTGAAGCTGATGCGGAAAGCTGCCGATGCATGCGGACTGAAGGTAGTCAGCGAAATTGTGGCGCATGATCAGATAGATACTGCAGGAAAATATTGCGACATGCTGCAAATTGGCGCGCGCAATATGCAAAACTTTCGCCTTCTGCGTGAAGTCGGCCGCTCAAAGATTCCGGTTCTGCTTAAGCGCGGGATTTCCTCTACCATTGAAGAATGGCTCGACGCGGCCGAATACATTATGAGCGAGGGCAACTACAATGTTGTGCTGTGTGAACGCGGTATCCGCACGTTTGAAACTGCGACGCGCAACACGCTTGACGTTTCCGCTGTAGCCGTCGTCAAGGAGCGGAGCAGCCTGCCGATTATTATCGATCCGTCCCACGCGGCGGGAAAATCCAGGTATATCGCGTCCCTGTCGCTTGCGGGTGTTGCAGCGGGCGCCGACGGGCTGATTATCGAGGTGCATCCGAACCCGAAAGTCGCCATGAGCGACGCGGCACAGCAGCTTACACCGGAGGCTTACACCGATCTGTTCAAAAAAGTAGGCGCGCTTGCAGAATTACTGGGAAGAGAAATATAA
- a CDS encoding helix-turn-helix transcriptional regulator, with protein sequence MYKRIRELREDSDLSQTQFAQILGMSQTGYSKYETGENDIPTSILIAIAGYYRTSVDHLLGLTDEKKPYPRKRAL encoded by the coding sequence ATGTATAAAAGAATACGTGAACTTAGAGAAGACAGCGATTTGTCACAAACTCAGTTTGCACAGATACTGGGAATGTCGCAAACGGGCTATTCGAAATACGAGACAGGGGAAAATGATATTCCGACTTCGATTCTTATTGCGATTGCCGGTTATTATCGGACCAGCGTTGATCATCTTTTGGGGCTGACGGATGAAAAAAAGCCCTATCCGCGGAAAAGGGCTTTATAA